From Mucilaginibacter gotjawali:
TGCCGGCGGCGCAGTTTATGATACCGGGATTTAAGGATGAAGATATTGACGACGCGGTAGTATACGGCTATGCAGCGGCATCCACTATAGGCCACGAAATGACCCATGGTTTTGATGACCAGGGCCGGCAGTACGATGCGAAAGGTAATTTAAAAGCATGGTGGCAGCCGCAGGATTCGGTAAAATTTGCCAAACGCGCCCAAATGCTTGTCGGCCAGTTTAACGGCTACAGTATTTACGGGCAGCATGTAAACGGCAAGGCAACTTTAGGCGAGAACATTGCCGACCTGGGTGGAATTGTAATCGGCCTAGATGCTTTTAAAAAAACCGACCAGTATAAAGAGGGTAAACCCATTAACGGGTTAACCCCGGTTCAGCGGTTTTTCCTGGGTTATTCGCTGGGATGGCTTGGACAGGAAAGAAAGGAAGCCCTGTTAAGCCAGATCCTCACCAATGAACATGCGCCCGGCTTTATGCGCGTAAACGGCCCTTTTACCGATGTGCCTGAATTTTATGAGGCTTTCCATATTAAAAAGGGCGATAAAATGTGGTTGGATCCGGAGAAGAGGGTGAAGATCTGGTAGGTAACCAATTTTTTGCCCTCTTTGCCGATTTCGGCAGAGAGGGCTGGTCGAGCGTAGCAATGACCGGGTGAGTCAACCCTGCGGACATTACCGCCCGTGCATGGCGGCGAGTTTACTCACCCCAGCGTCGCTACGCTTGCTGACCCTCTCTGCCGAAATCGGCAAAGAGGGTGGAAAACGTTTAGCATATATTACTTCGGGTGCCAGACCAACATTTTCAGGCCTTAATTTCAACCTGTTCTCTTTTAAAACTTTATCTATATTTGGGCGACATATATGATCTACTTCCTGCAAGATTGGTTACACCAGCAAACCTGGCTCGAAATTATCGGTGTTGTCACCGGGCTTTTGTGCGTGGCATTGGCGGCCATTAATAATATCTGGAACTGGCCTATTGCAATTGTAAGCGTTGGCATTTTCATTTTCATTTTTTTTAAAGCGCATTTATATGCGGACATGGGCCTGCAGGTTTATTTTATGCTCATGAACATCTACGGTTGGTACTATTGGAGCCAGGCGCCCGATGAAGAAGAAAAAACCCCTGTTTTAATCGTTACCAAAACGGAGCTTATTTATGCTGGTATCGCCGTTGTTATTTTTACCTTTATTTTAGGCTCACTGTTAAAATATACCCCTGCTTCTTTTCCTTTCCTTGATAGTTTTTGTGCCGCCTGCAGCCTGGTGGGCAGGGTATTTTTAGCCCGTAAAGTTTTAGAAAACTGGCTGATCTGGATCTTTGTCAATATTATTTACATCGGCATCTTCATTTTCAAGCACCTCGAGCTAACCGCCATAATGTATGGCGTGTATGTCATCCTCGCTCTATGGGGTTATTTTGACTGGAGGAGGGAATATAAGCGGCAGGTGGGGTGAGGGTTGGGCAATAAATTAACAATCATGTCGATGAACAAAGCGGTTTTTAACTTACAAATCAATGAACGTAATGTTAATGGACATTTGTTATTTGAAACCCTTTAGCAGTTTTCAATGCCGCCATAACGTTAATTATTGAATTTTTATCTTTTGGCTTCAAACTGTGTAATATTACGACTCCGTTTCCGGGCCAAGACATTATCCAGCCTTTTAGGTGACTTTGAACGATGTTAGTGATAATGCTGGACATTTCTTCTATAGATATTGCGTTGTCTTCAAACTCTATCTCAATAGAAGAGTTAAAAAGGTTGCTAAGGGTATTAATATCAGGATTTACATTGTGAATAAAAGATGCGGTTTTATTAGAGTTCAGACTATTTTCTAATTGATCTAACCTCCTTATAAGATACTCATTAAAAGATTGTTCTTTGCCGCTAACCGCCTGTATTATTGTTTTTTCTTCTATTACCTGATAAATTGGGTTGTCAATACTTTTATCTGCCAAAGAAGCTTTAATGGCTTCCCGTAGTCTAGGTTTAGCATCTTCTGAACCGAGTAATGTGTCGTGATAGAAAATCGTTCGTTGATCATTGATGTCAAAAGGCAACATTGTCCCGTACTCCGCCATAGTAATTATTGGCAATCGAATGGAGTGTCTAACAGCCAATTCGTACATGACATTGGGATTTAAACTTGTTAGGTTTGCAATTACTAATTTATCATTCAAAATACTTTTGAGTATCTGCTTTGTTATTGACCCACTATTATTTATTTCGTAAGCGGGAACCGCTTTAAAGTTAAATTCTTCTAAAATTGGGGCGATGACGGACGAAATAAGCCCTTTTGTTTTTTTAAATGTCTCGGAATCAATTGCACCGATAGGGGTAATGATAAAACAATTTTCCTTTCCGTCTTCCGACGTATCTTGTTTTGCTTCTGGTTTAACGGCCATTTTCAATAAAACATAAAGATAAATTAAAAAGCGATAAAAGCAATTATTTGATTAGGCGCGATATCTGCTTTTATGAAAGGCCTCAGCGAAACTCACAAATTGTAATAAATTTCTCTAAAGTTGGTTGACATTTTGAATTAAGGTTGCGCATCTCCCATAGGAATATAGTTAAAATGGCATAACAAAATTCCTTAAATATTCAACCAGAATAACCAAAATATATTTCCATCATTTTATATCGTTTTTTGGATACTTTGCTGAACATTTGTTCTTAAATGTACATCATTTGTCGCATTTCAGATTTGTATTGTTTTAACTCTGATATTTGTCTATATTTCATTAATTGATGATCAAAGAAGAATCGCAGAATCTAAAAATGACTAAAGCTCAAACCGAAGTGAATGAGTTTGTTCGACTTGTTTACAGGAGAGGGAGGCTTTCTACTTGGATTTTTGTTGCTGCCATTATTTGGTTTTTGTTTTTGATGACCGTTGTAATTTTGATAGTTATTAGGAGGGTCTCCTTGCCACAGTTTTTCTACTATACTTTGATCGTGTGGACTGGCTTCATTTTTCGCCTATTAATAATTGTGATAAGATATATCTTCAACCCGAACTGTAAACGATAATTAATTTTGCTGGCAT
This genomic window contains:
- the pnuC gene encoding nicotinamide riboside transporter PnuC, whose amino-acid sequence is MIYFLQDWLHQQTWLEIIGVVTGLLCVALAAINNIWNWPIAIVSVGIFIFIFFKAHLYADMGLQVYFMLMNIYGWYYWSQAPDEEEKTPVLIVTKTELIYAGIAVVIFTFILGSLLKYTPASFPFLDSFCAACSLVGRVFLARKVLENWLIWIFVNIIYIGIFIFKHLELTAIMYGVYVILALWGYFDWRREYKRQVG